CTCTGTGATGACATGCCCCGCTTGAAAGACCCGCCCCTTAAAAGCGCCTGGAACAATCTGTGTCAGGTCATGTCCCAATTTCATTCCAATCGCATCTTCAACCCGAACTTCTTTCAAGTACGTCGGTTTCACCACGTTTCCTCCCTAGTAATTGAGCCCTCTCCAACCTTTCCTTGAATGATGTTAAGGGCATGAGGGATTTGATCTACAATTGCTGTAAAGCACTCCTCAACCCCCTTTGGGTTCCCAGGGAAGTTAATAACCAGCGTGTTGCCGCGTGTGCCCGAAACGGCGCGCGTTAACATCGCTCGTCTTGAGTTCTCTAGTGAAGCGCGTCTCATCTCCTCCGCTAAACCAGGCACCGTTCGATCGATGATAGATTCCGTTGCTTCGGGCGTAACGTCTTCAGGACTTAATCCTGTGCCGCCGACGGTAATCAGCAGTTCCACTTTCTCTCTATCGATCAATTCAATAAACGCCTCTTTTAGGTGTTCAATATCGTCTGGCACTACACGATGCAAACAGATTTCACTATCAAGCTCTCTTTTTAACAGTTCAACTAATTTAGCTACGCTATCATTCTCTCTTTCACCGCGATAAATAGAGTTACTTGAGGTAATGACGCCGATTTTATACGTAGACATAGTATCCTCCTTCGTTAGTACCAAGAATCACTTATATTGTACATGATTTCACAACTGATTTCTTGCTCATTTTTTACAAATAATTGTTTCCTGTTCGGTAATAATTAAATCAACCCGAAAATCATGTTCTTCCATCGGCGCTTCCTC
This genomic window from Ammoniphilus oxalaticus contains:
- a CDS encoding MogA/MoaB family molybdenum cofactor biosynthesis protein; amino-acid sequence: MSTYKIGVITSSNSIYRGERENDSVAKLVELLKRELDSEICLHRVVPDDIEHLKEAFIELIDREKVELLITVGGTGLSPEDVTPEATESIIDRTVPGLAEEMRRASLENSRRAMLTRAVSGTRGNTLVINFPGNPKGVEECFTAIVDQIPHALNIIQGKVGEGSITREETW